The following proteins are co-located in the Gordonia polyisoprenivorans genome:
- the nirB gene encoding nitrite reductase large subunit NirB: MMHSRTDFQPKSRTVVVIGHGMVGHRFVQSLRERDHGGTWRVVVIAEEADAAYDRVGLSSYIGAWDRSSLALSGNDYAGDDAVQLHLGEAVTAIDRGGKRVITDRGAEIGYDALVFATGSYPFVPPVAGHDHDRCFVYRTLDDLDGIRRAAEASTPGAAGVVVGGGLLGLEAANALRLLGMTPHVVEFAPRLMPMQVDAGGAAVLQNLVSDLGLHVHTGVGTSSIADAPDGESLTVTLSDGATIDAPLVVFSAGVRPRDAVAREAGLPVGERGGVLVDSACRTTDPDIYAVGEVAAVDGRCYGLVAPGYSTADVVADQLLGGSATFAGADMSTKLKLLGVDVASFGDAMGETDNALEIVYSDPLAGRYAKIVLSDDARTLLGGILVGDASAYATLKPMVGREIPGDPAALIAPAAGESGIGLDALPDDAEICSCNGVSKGAICSAITEGACDIAAVKACTSAGTTCGGCVPSIASLLAASGVEMSKALCEHFTQSRSELFEVVAVTGIRTFSELIARYGTGSGCEVCKPTVASILASTSSDHILDGEQAALQDTNDHFLANLQKNGSYSVVPRMPGGEVTAEQLIVIGEIARDFDLYTKITGGQRIDMFGARVEQLPQIWRRLVDAGMESGHAYGKSLRTVKSCVGQSWCRYGVQDSVGMAVFLEKRYRGLRSPHKLKFGVSGCARECAEARGKDVGVIATENGWNLYVAGNGGQSPKHAQLLAGGVDDATLVAYIDRYLMFYIRTAERLQRTAPWLEALDGGLDHLRAVVCEDSLGLAAELEAAMDRHVAGYRDEWAEVLADEEKLSRFVSFVNAPDVPDPTIRFTDGEVTGDRKVPVLLDMPRFRAQQPRTGRTTEREGVAT, from the coding sequence ATGATGCACTCCCGCACAGATTTCCAGCCGAAATCGAGGACCGTCGTGGTGATCGGCCACGGCATGGTCGGACACCGGTTCGTGCAGTCGCTGCGAGAGCGCGATCACGGGGGGACCTGGCGCGTGGTGGTGATCGCCGAAGAGGCCGACGCCGCATACGACCGGGTGGGATTGTCGTCCTACATCGGTGCGTGGGACCGGTCATCGTTGGCGTTGTCTGGCAACGACTATGCGGGTGACGACGCGGTGCAGCTACACCTGGGGGAGGCGGTCACCGCGATCGACCGGGGCGGGAAACGGGTGATCACCGATCGGGGGGCCGAGATCGGTTATGACGCACTGGTGTTTGCGACCGGCTCATACCCCTTTGTGCCGCCGGTGGCCGGTCACGACCACGACCGGTGTTTCGTCTACCGCACCCTCGACGATCTCGACGGCATCCGGCGCGCCGCAGAGGCCTCGACGCCCGGCGCCGCCGGTGTGGTGGTGGGCGGCGGGTTGCTCGGCCTGGAAGCCGCCAATGCCCTTCGGCTGCTGGGGATGACGCCGCATGTCGTCGAGTTCGCGCCGAGGCTCATGCCGATGCAGGTCGACGCCGGGGGTGCGGCGGTGTTGCAGAACCTGGTCTCCGACCTGGGGTTGCACGTGCACACCGGGGTGGGTACGTCGTCGATCGCCGACGCTCCGGACGGCGAGTCGCTGACGGTGACACTGAGCGATGGGGCGACGATCGACGCCCCCCTGGTCGTCTTCTCCGCCGGTGTGCGTCCTCGCGACGCGGTGGCCCGGGAGGCGGGTCTTCCCGTCGGGGAGCGCGGCGGCGTGCTGGTGGACTCGGCGTGCCGAACCACCGACCCGGACATCTATGCCGTCGGCGAGGTCGCCGCGGTCGACGGGAGATGCTACGGTCTGGTCGCCCCCGGATACAGCACCGCCGACGTCGTCGCCGACCAACTCCTCGGCGGCAGTGCGACATTCGCCGGTGCTGACATGTCGACCAAGTTGAAGCTGCTCGGCGTCGACGTCGCGAGCTTCGGTGACGCCATGGGGGAGACGGACAACGCGCTGGAGATCGTCTACTCCGACCCGCTCGCCGGCCGCTACGCGAAGATCGTGCTCTCCGACGACGCACGGACCCTGCTCGGCGGGATCCTGGTCGGCGACGCATCGGCCTATGCCACGCTCAAACCCATGGTGGGGCGCGAGATCCCGGGAGATCCCGCCGCACTGATCGCCCCCGCGGCCGGGGAATCCGGCATCGGTCTCGACGCATTACCCGACGACGCGGAGATCTGCTCGTGCAACGGGGTGTCCAAGGGAGCGATCTGTTCGGCCATCACCGAGGGCGCCTGCGACATCGCCGCGGTCAAGGCGTGCACCTCGGCGGGCACCACCTGCGGCGGTTGCGTACCGAGTATCGCCTCGCTGCTGGCGGCCTCCGGCGTCGAGATGAGCAAGGCCCTCTGTGAACACTTCACCCAGTCGCGGTCGGAGTTGTTCGAAGTCGTTGCGGTGACCGGTATCCGGACGTTCTCCGAGCTGATCGCCCGGTACGGAACCGGCTCCGGCTGCGAGGTGTGCAAACCGACGGTCGCCTCCATCCTCGCGTCGACCTCGAGCGATCACATCCTCGACGGTGAGCAGGCCGCGCTGCAGGACACCAACGACCATTTTCTGGCGAACCTGCAGAAGAACGGCAGTTATTCGGTCGTGCCCCGGATGCCCGGTGGTGAGGTCACCGCCGAACAATTGATCGTCATCGGCGAGATCGCCCGCGACTTCGACCTGTACACCAAGATCACCGGTGGCCAGCGGATCGACATGTTCGGCGCCCGGGTCGAACAGTTGCCGCAGATCTGGCGGCGCCTCGTCGACGCAGGAATGGAGTCGGGACACGCCTACGGCAAGAGCCTGCGCACGGTGAAGAGCTGTGTGGGGCAATCCTGGTGCCGATATGGCGTGCAGGATTCGGTCGGGATGGCGGTGTTCCTCGAGAAGCGGTACCGCGGTCTGCGATCGCCGCACAAACTGAAGTTCGGGGTCTCTGGGTGCGCACGAGAATGCGCCGAGGCACGTGGCAAGGACGTCGGGGTGATCGCCACCGAGAACGGCTGGAACCTGTACGTGGCGGGCAATGGTGGACAGAGCCCGAAACACGCCCAACTGCTGGCCGGCGGAGTGGATGACGCGACACTGGTCGCCTACATTGATCGGTACCTGATGTTCTACATCCGCACCGCCGAGCGGCTCCAGCGCACGGCACCGTGGCTGGAGGCGCTCGATGGCGGTCTCGATCATCTGCGAGCCGTGGTGTGCGAGGACAGCCTCGGCCTGGCGGCGGAACTGGAGGCCGCAATGGACCGTCACGTCGCCGGATACCGTGACGAGTGGGCCGAGGTGCTCGCCGACGAGGAGAAGTTGTCGCGGTTCGTGTCGTTCGTCAACGCGCCGGACGTGCCCGACCCGACCATCCGGTTCACCGACGGCGAGGTCACCGGCGACCGCAAGGTCCCGGTGCTGCTGGACATGCCGCGGTTCCGGGCGCAGCAGCCGAGGACCGGCCGAACGACCGAACGCGAAGGAGTGGCCACATGA
- a CDS encoding nitrate/nitrite transporter, protein MAFSTLLHDLRRDHTITDWDPEDRHAWDAGNAAIARRNLLWSVICEHIGFSIWSLFSVMALFMGPQYGINADQKFVIAATATFVGACLRVPYTQATARFGGRNWAIFSAVVLLIPTGLTMMLMMNPGEFGFGWFLAVAALTGFGGGNFASSMTNINAFYPQRLKGWALGLNAGGGNIGVPAVQLIGLLVIWLASDKPEILCAIYLVALAVAGVGAAIFMDNLDHQTASGRAMIDCLKHYDSWLISVLYIGTFGSFIGFSFAFSQVLSLSFQSSGQSASAASLSAAQIAWIGPLLGSLFRPLGGKFADRFGGGRVTLWSFVAMVASSVILVVSGTFADSHPGHRIESAQLAGFIIGFILLFAISGIANGSVYKIIPTIFEHKSRTLPGISGGAAVLWSRSMSGALIGIAGAVGALGGVAINLVLRSSYKANHSATVAFWIFMAFYVVAGVITWWFYARREVVLDPHFRHTGDIEVADAGGIGDTTPATPVAPATPAVDAR, encoded by the coding sequence ATGGCATTCTCGACCCTCCTGCACGACCTGCGCAGAGACCACACGATCACCGACTGGGATCCGGAAGACCGGCACGCCTGGGACGCAGGCAACGCCGCGATCGCCCGCCGCAATCTGCTGTGGTCGGTGATCTGCGAGCACATCGGCTTCTCGATCTGGTCGCTGTTCTCGGTGATGGCACTGTTCATGGGCCCGCAGTACGGCATCAACGCCGACCAGAAGTTCGTTATCGCGGCGACGGCGACCTTCGTCGGCGCGTGTCTGCGCGTGCCCTACACCCAGGCCACCGCGCGCTTCGGCGGCCGCAACTGGGCGATCTTCTCCGCCGTGGTCCTGCTGATCCCGACCGGTCTGACGATGATGCTGATGATGAACCCCGGAGAGTTCGGTTTCGGCTGGTTCCTCGCGGTGGCCGCGCTGACCGGCTTCGGCGGCGGCAACTTCGCCTCGTCGATGACCAACATCAACGCGTTCTACCCGCAGCGACTCAAGGGCTGGGCGTTGGGACTCAACGCCGGCGGCGGCAACATCGGGGTTCCGGCGGTCCAGCTGATCGGTCTGCTGGTCATCTGGCTGGCAAGTGACAAACCCGAGATCCTGTGCGCGATCTACCTTGTCGCGCTTGCCGTTGCGGGAGTCGGTGCGGCGATCTTCATGGACAACCTCGATCACCAGACCGCCAGCGGGCGGGCGATGATCGATTGTCTCAAGCATTACGACAGCTGGCTGATCTCGGTGCTCTACATCGGTACCTTCGGTTCGTTCATCGGCTTCTCGTTCGCCTTCAGTCAGGTACTCAGCCTCAGCTTCCAGTCGTCGGGTCAGTCTGCCTCGGCCGCATCGCTTTCCGCCGCGCAGATCGCGTGGATCGGTCCGCTGCTCGGCTCGTTGTTCCGACCGCTGGGTGGAAAGTTCGCCGACCGGTTCGGTGGTGGGCGGGTGACCCTGTGGTCCTTCGTCGCGATGGTCGCCTCCTCGGTGATCCTGGTCGTCTCCGGAACCTTCGCCGATTCACATCCCGGCCACCGGATCGAATCCGCGCAACTGGCGGGATTCATCATCGGATTCATCCTGTTGTTCGCGATCTCGGGCATCGCCAACGGCTCGGTGTACAAGATCATTCCGACCATCTTCGAACACAAGTCGCGGACCCTGCCGGGGATCAGCGGAGGTGCCGCGGTGCTGTGGTCGCGGTCGATGTCGGGCGCTCTCATCGGTATCGCCGGGGCCGTCGGAGCACTCGGGGGCGTGGCGATCAACCTCGTCCTGCGCAGTAGCTACAAGGCCAATCATTCGGCGACGGTGGCATTCTGGATCTTCATGGCCTTCTACGTGGTGGCCGGGGTGATCACCTGGTGGTTCTACGCCCGGCGCGAGGTGGTCCTCGATCCGCACTTCCGCCACACCGGCGACATTGAGGTCGCCGACGCCGGTGGCATCGGCGACACCACACCCGCCACTCCTGTCGCCCCGGCCACCCCGGCGGTGGATGCCCGATGA
- a CDS encoding TIGR02569 family protein, translating to MNTVEPPEHVLNTFGLTAHPPIAMGERWVGGWRVGEVVLSLVPDHARAAWSASVRENLYVEGLRIARPFRATDGRYVVSGWRADTYIAGVPEPRHDEVVSVAERLHEAIAGLERPRFLLQQPAPPHTDVDVFAAADRAAWEDTPMRSARAAGMAEPTSPDGQESIEILKTLATLRKNVDLPSQVVHGDLFGTVLFAGAAAPGITDIVPYWRPASWAAAVVVVDSLAWGGADDDLVQRWSDEPEWPQMMLRATIFRLAVHALHPRSTAGALPGLKRVVDIVRLMV from the coding sequence GTGAATACCGTCGAGCCCCCCGAGCACGTGCTCAACACGTTCGGGCTGACCGCCCACCCGCCCATCGCCATGGGCGAGCGCTGGGTCGGCGGGTGGCGTGTCGGGGAGGTCGTGCTGTCGCTGGTGCCCGACCACGCGCGCGCGGCGTGGTCGGCCTCGGTCCGCGAGAACCTCTACGTCGAGGGTTTGCGAATCGCGCGACCGTTCCGGGCCACCGACGGTCGGTACGTCGTCTCCGGATGGCGTGCGGATACCTACATCGCCGGCGTCCCCGAACCCCGCCACGACGAGGTGGTGTCGGTGGCCGAACGACTGCACGAGGCCATCGCCGGACTCGAGCGACCACGATTCCTGCTCCAGCAGCCTGCGCCGCCCCACACCGACGTCGACGTCTTCGCCGCTGCCGATCGCGCCGCATGGGAGGACACCCCGATGCGCTCGGCGCGTGCCGCCGGAATGGCCGAGCCGACCTCACCGGATGGCCAGGAGAGCATCGAGATCCTCAAAACGCTTGCGACTCTGCGCAAGAACGTCGACCTGCCGAGCCAGGTGGTGCACGGTGACCTGTTCGGCACGGTGCTCTTCGCCGGTGCGGCTGCGCCCGGCATCACCGACATCGTGCCCTACTGGCGGCCAGCGTCGTGGGCGGCGGCGGTAGTGGTCGTGGATTCGCTGGCCTGGGGCGGCGCTGACGACGACCTCGTACAGCGCTGGTCCGACGAGCCGGAGTGGCCACAGATGATGTTGCGCGCCACAATCTTCCGCCTGGCGGTCCACGCCCTGCATCCGCGATCGACCGCCGGTGCGTTACCGGGGCTCAAGCGCGTCGTCGACATCGTCCGGCTGATGGTGTAG
- the moeZ gene encoding adenylyltransferase/sulfurtransferase MoeZ, producing MSSLPPLVEPAAELSNDEVARYSRHLIIPDVGMDGQKRLKNAKVLVIGAGGLGSPTLLYLAAAGVGTIGIVEFDVVDESNLQRQVIHGQSDVGRPKAESARDSILEINPFVTVNIHDQRLEPEGAIELFSGYDLILDGTDNFATRYLVNDAAVLAHKPYVWGSIYRFEGQASVFWEDAPDGRGINYRDLYPQAPPPGMVPSCAEGGVLGILCASIGSIMGTEAIKLICGIGEPLLGRLMVYDALDMTYRTIRIRKDPEGEKITGLIDYEAFCGVVSDEAAQAAAGSTLTAVELKEKIDAGEKLALVDVREPVEWDIVHIDGATLVPKDQILSGAALAQIPQDRPTVLYCKTGIRSAEALAALKRAGFADATHLQGGITAWASQVDKELPVY from the coding sequence GTGTCATCCTTGCCCCCGCTGGTGGAACCAGCGGCCGAACTCTCCAACGACGAGGTCGCGCGCTACAGCAGGCACCTGATCATCCCCGACGTCGGGATGGACGGGCAGAAACGACTCAAGAACGCCAAGGTGCTCGTCATCGGTGCCGGCGGGCTCGGGTCGCCGACGCTGCTCTATCTCGCCGCCGCCGGCGTCGGAACGATCGGCATCGTCGAGTTCGACGTCGTCGACGAGTCCAATCTGCAGCGCCAGGTCATCCACGGCCAGTCCGACGTCGGTCGGCCCAAGGCCGAGAGCGCGCGCGATTCGATCCTCGAGATCAACCCGTTCGTCACCGTCAACATCCACGATCAGCGCCTCGAGCCCGAGGGTGCCATCGAGCTGTTCTCCGGCTACGACCTCATCCTCGACGGCACCGACAACTTCGCGACCCGATATCTGGTGAACGACGCCGCGGTGCTCGCACACAAGCCGTACGTGTGGGGATCGATCTACCGTTTCGAGGGACAGGCCTCGGTGTTCTGGGAGGACGCCCCGGACGGTCGCGGCATCAACTACCGCGATCTCTACCCGCAGGCGCCGCCACCGGGCATGGTGCCCTCGTGCGCCGAAGGCGGGGTGCTCGGCATCCTGTGCGCCTCGATCGGTTCCATCATGGGCACCGAGGCGATCAAGCTGATCTGCGGCATCGGTGAGCCGCTGCTGGGCAGGCTGATGGTGTACGACGCTCTCGACATGACCTACCGCACCATCCGGATTCGCAAGGACCCCGAGGGTGAGAAGATCACCGGTCTGATCGACTACGAGGCGTTCTGCGGTGTCGTGTCCGACGAGGCCGCCCAGGCTGCCGCGGGCTCGACACTGACCGCCGTCGAACTCAAGGAGAAGATCGACGCCGGTGAGAAACTGGCGCTGGTCGACGTGCGCGAGCCGGTCGAGTGGGACATCGTGCACATCGACGGCGCGACCTTGGTGCCCAAGGATCAGATCCTGTCCGGTGCCGCACTGGCCCAGATCCCACAGGACCGGCCGACGGTGCTGTACTGCAAGACCGGAATCCGGTCGGCGGAGGCGCTCGCCGCGCTCAAGCGGGCCGGATTCGCCGACGCCACGCACCTGCAGGGTGGCATCACCGCATGGGCCAGTCAGGTCGACAAGGAACTGCCGGTCTATTGA
- a CDS encoding DUF3152 domain-containing protein: MRARWDPTDDNGRPRSDRDSAPPRKKQSAIGRFVATYGWRAYAIPVLVVLTIVLLVYTIRDDNTTNAGAPVGPDSSARNAEVTKETRPIGAPTGEIAPAQLPAGALPGGGGFTTVGRKTFRVVPGTTPQVGRGGQVYTYTVEVENGLIPAEYGGDQAFAKMVDATLANDKSWIGDGKVSFRRIDRGNPDLRLSLTSTNTTRELCGYQIKLETSCFYPPQERVTLNEARWIRGAQSYEGDDVAYRQYLVNHEVGHGIGYEHHVPCPANGAPAPIMMQQSFGVSNSEIMALDPDIRANPALVCKPNPWPFPDRTSAG, encoded by the coding sequence CTGCGAGCCCGCTGGGACCCGACCGACGACAACGGCCGGCCACGCTCGGACCGTGACAGCGCGCCACCGCGCAAGAAGCAGAGTGCGATCGGTCGATTCGTGGCGACCTACGGGTGGCGTGCCTATGCGATCCCGGTTCTGGTGGTCCTGACCATCGTGCTGCTCGTCTACACGATTCGTGACGACAACACGACCAACGCCGGCGCGCCGGTCGGCCCGGACTCGTCGGCCCGCAACGCCGAGGTCACCAAGGAGACCCGGCCGATCGGTGCACCCACCGGAGAGATCGCGCCCGCGCAACTGCCCGCGGGGGCGCTGCCGGGCGGAGGTGGCTTCACCACGGTGGGGCGCAAGACCTTTCGCGTGGTTCCGGGCACGACACCGCAGGTCGGTCGTGGCGGGCAGGTGTACACCTACACCGTCGAGGTCGAGAACGGTCTGATCCCGGCCGAATACGGTGGCGATCAGGCGTTCGCGAAGATGGTCGACGCCACGCTGGCCAACGACAAGAGCTGGATCGGTGACGGCAAGGTGTCGTTCCGTCGGATCGATCGCGGCAACCCGGACCTGCGGTTGTCCCTGACGTCGACGAACACCACGCGCGAACTCTGCGGGTACCAGATCAAACTGGAGACCTCGTGCTTCTATCCGCCACAGGAACGGGTCACCCTCAACGAGGCGCGCTGGATTCGCGGCGCGCAGTCCTACGAGGGCGACGACGTCGCCTACCGGCAATACCTGGTGAACCACGAGGTCGGTCACGGCATCGGGTATGAGCATCACGTCCCGTGCCCGGCCAACGGAGCGCCGGCGCCGATCATGATGCAGCAGTCCTTCGGGGTGTCCAACTCGGAGATCATGGCGCTCGATCCGGACATCCGCGCCAACCCGGCGCTGGTCTGCAAACCCAACCCGTGGCCCTTCCCCGATCGGACGAGCGCCGGCTGA
- a CDS encoding TetR/AcrR family transcriptional regulator: protein MSTAANVSSGRNGTRLPRSARRLQLLEAASEIFVERGYHSAGMDEIAIHAGVSKPVLYQHFPSKLDLYIAVVDSHAEKLVVDVNNALLTTTDNRRRVRAAVQAFFDFIDSDNSGYRLIFASDVMDPAVIRRTEGATEACVDAVYGLVMQDSGLDPYRSRMLAAGLVGASQVNARYWLEARRPIDKQTAVDTTVALLWGGLSHVPRQVEIDAAASALAAADTAAESPTDAE from the coding sequence ATGTCAACGGCGGCTAATGTCTCCTCCGGGCGCAACGGGACCCGTCTACCCCGCAGTGCACGGCGCTTGCAGTTGCTCGAGGCCGCAAGCGAGATCTTCGTCGAGCGCGGCTATCACTCGGCGGGCATGGACGAGATCGCAATTCACGCCGGCGTCAGCAAACCAGTCCTCTACCAACACTTCCCGTCGAAGCTCGACCTCTACATCGCGGTGGTCGATTCGCACGCGGAGAAGCTGGTCGTTGACGTGAACAACGCGTTGCTCACCACCACCGACAATCGCCGGCGCGTACGGGCGGCAGTGCAGGCGTTCTTCGACTTCATCGACTCCGACAATTCCGGATATCGGTTGATCTTCGCCTCCGACGTGATGGACCCGGCGGTCATCCGGCGTACCGAGGGCGCCACCGAGGCGTGTGTGGACGCCGTGTACGGGCTGGTCATGCAGGATTCCGGACTCGACCCCTACCGCTCGCGCATGCTGGCGGCCGGACTCGTCGGAGCGAGCCAGGTCAACGCCCGCTATTGGCTCGAGGCTCGCCGGCCGATCGACAAGCAGACCGCGGTGGACACCACCGTCGCCTTGCTGTGGGGCGGGCTGTCCCATGTGCCGCGCCAGGTCGAGATCGACGCCGCGGCGTCTGCCCTTGCCGCCGCCGACACCGCCGCCGAGTCGCCCACCGACGCCGAGTAG
- a CDS encoding DUF3107 domain-containing protein, with product MTIEVKIGITDSPRELSIQSPLESDKAFAAVEAVLTGKEPLLSLTDERGARYLVPAAKIAYVEVGAAENRRVGFGS from the coding sequence ATGACCATTGAAGTGAAGATCGGTATCACCGACAGCCCTCGCGAACTGTCGATCCAGTCTCCGCTGGAGAGCGACAAGGCGTTCGCGGCTGTCGAAGCCGTGCTGACCGGCAAGGAGCCGCTGCTCTCGCTCACCGACGAACGCGGTGCCCGCTATCTGGTGCCCGCCGCCAAGATCGCCTACGTCGAGGTCGGCGCCGCGGAGAACCGACGGGTCGGCTTCGGTTCCTGA
- a CDS encoding ferritin-like fold-containing protein, giving the protein MSSPTASPEPLPATLDDEEDRAVGKLFAVLLAGEYAAFYRLIDESSMAPDIPSGIAIARMAASEIAHFELLAEQVSRRGLDPAESIERYRAVFDQYHRATTPRTWLEALVKAYVGDGLAADFYTELSEMMPPVAQQVVAQVMAETGNSQFAREQVKAAIAADPALRSPLTLWGRRLLGEAVTHAQWVLAAEEGVTDLLFSGATSLNGVADFFDSITARHAERMSDMGLG; this is encoded by the coding sequence ATGTCGTCGCCCACCGCCTCGCCCGAACCGCTCCCGGCAACCCTCGACGACGAGGAGGACAGGGCCGTCGGCAAGCTCTTCGCGGTGCTCCTCGCCGGCGAGTACGCCGCGTTCTACCGGCTGATCGACGAATCCTCGATGGCCCCCGACATTCCCAGCGGGATCGCGATCGCGCGGATGGCGGCGTCGGAGATCGCGCACTTCGAACTGCTCGCCGAGCAGGTGTCACGCCGCGGACTCGATCCCGCCGAGTCGATCGAGCGCTATCGCGCCGTCTTCGACCAGTACCACCGGGCGACCACCCCACGGACCTGGCTCGAGGCCCTGGTGAAGGCCTACGTCGGCGACGGGCTGGCCGCCGACTTCTACACCGAACTCTCCGAGATGATGCCGCCGGTCGCCCAGCAGGTGGTGGCCCAGGTGATGGCCGAAACCGGGAACTCCCAGTTCGCCCGTGAGCAGGTCAAGGCGGCGATCGCCGCCGACCCGGCGCTGCGCTCGCCGCTGACCCTGTGGGGCCGACGACTGCTCGGGGAGGCCGTCACCCACGCCCAGTGGGTACTCGCGGCCGAGGAGGGCGTGACCGACCTGCTGTTCTCGGGGGCCACCTCCCTCAACGGCGTCGCCGACTTCTTCGACTCGATCACCGCACGGCACGCCGAGCGGATGTCCGACATGGGGCTGGGCTGA
- a CDS encoding DEAD/DEAH box helicase codes for MTTPELQTDEVQTTIVDEEHTSPTFADLGVDEHIVSALADDGKTRTFAIQELTLPLALGGSDLIGQARTGMGKTLGFGVPLLHRLVHPEQSGVRPLDNTPRALVIVPTRELCLQVTGDLEVAAKKLVVTLPSPDPVEGDDAPAAKPRRRPLKITSIYGGRPYESQIADLRAGVDVVVGTPGRLLDLAQQGHLILGKVAVLVLDEADEMLDLGFLPDIERIMATLPDQKQTMLFSATMPGPIVTLARTFLKQPTHIRAEHANDSAVHERTTQYVYRAHALDKAELVARILQAEGRGATMIFTRTKRTAQKVADDLAERGFSVGAVHGDLGQVAREKALKKFRTGEIDVLVATDVAARGIDIDDVTHVINYQCPEDDKTYVHRIGRTGRAGRTGIAVTLVDWDELHRWELINAALQLGVPEPAETYSTSEHLLSELSIPESATGRITAPRRSSAEGDGERVERRERRERPARSSRTRRRTRGGQTVDTDGEQNTGDEPTTTDTAGSSADSTGSADAESATETGDAPRKRRRRRGGARRRGGQNAPATSDSGASE; via the coding sequence ATGACTACTCCCGAACTCCAGACCGACGAGGTCCAGACGACCATCGTCGATGAGGAGCACACCTCGCCGACCTTCGCCGACCTCGGCGTCGACGAGCACATCGTGTCGGCCCTCGCCGACGACGGCAAGACCCGAACCTTCGCCATCCAGGAACTGACCTTGCCGCTCGCCCTCGGCGGTAGCGATCTGATCGGTCAGGCCCGTACCGGCATGGGCAAGACCCTCGGTTTCGGCGTTCCGCTGCTGCATCGTCTGGTCCACCCCGAGCAGTCGGGCGTGCGACCCCTGGACAATACCCCGCGCGCGCTGGTGATCGTGCCGACCCGCGAGTTGTGCCTGCAGGTGACCGGCGATCTGGAGGTGGCCGCCAAGAAGCTGGTCGTCACCCTGCCGAGCCCTGATCCGGTCGAGGGCGACGACGCGCCCGCCGCGAAGCCTCGCCGGCGGCCGCTGAAGATCACCTCGATCTACGGTGGACGCCCGTACGAGTCGCAGATCGCGGATCTGCGTGCCGGCGTCGACGTGGTCGTCGGTACCCCCGGTCGTCTGCTCGACCTCGCCCAGCAGGGACACCTCATCCTCGGCAAGGTCGCGGTCCTGGTGCTCGACGAGGCCGACGAGATGCTGGATCTGGGCTTCCTGCCCGACATCGAACGCATCATGGCCACGCTGCCCGACCAGAAGCAGACCATGTTGTTCTCGGCGACGATGCCGGGCCCGATCGTCACCCTCGCGCGCACGTTCTTGAAGCAGCCCACCCACATCCGCGCCGAGCACGCCAACGACTCCGCCGTCCACGAGCGGACCACACAGTACGTCTACCGCGCGCACGCGCTGGACAAGGCCGAACTCGTCGCACGCATCCTGCAGGCCGAGGGGCGTGGCGCGACGATGATCTTCACGCGCACCAAGCGGACAGCGCAGAAGGTTGCCGACGACCTCGCCGAACGCGGGTTCTCCGTCGGTGCGGTCCACGGTGACCTCGGCCAGGTGGCCCGCGAGAAGGCGTTGAAGAAGTTCCGTACCGGCGAGATCGACGTACTCGTCGCCACCGACGTCGCCGCGCGCGGCATCGACATCGACGACGTCACCCACGTCATCAACTACCAGTGCCCCGAGGACGACAAGACCTATGTGCACCGCATCGGCCGGACCGGCCGCGCCGGACGCACCGGGATCGCGGTCACCCTCGTCGACTGGGACGAGTTGCACCGGTGGGAACTGATCAACGCGGCGCTCCAACTCGGTGTCCCCGAACCGGCCGAGACCTACTCGACCTCCGAGCACCTGCTCAGCGAACTGTCCATCCCGGAGTCGGCGACCGGACGGATCACCGCCCCCCGACGTAGTTCGGCCGAGGGCGACGGCGAACGCGTCGAGCGACGCGAGCGTCGGGAACGACCCGCCCGCAGTTCACGCACGCGCCGCCGGACCCGTGGCGGCCAGACGGTCGACACGGACGGCGAACAGAACACCGGCGACGAGCCCACGACGACCGATACCGCCGGGAGCTCGGCGGACAGTACGGGCTCGGCCGACGCGGAGTCGGCCACCGAGACCGGTGACGCTCCCCGCAAGCGGCGTCGCCGGCGTGGCGGCGCCCGTCGACGCGGCGGGCAGAACGCGCCGGCCACCTCGGACAGCGGCGCCTCGGAGTAG